From Ictidomys tridecemlineatus isolate mIctTri1 chromosome 2, mIctTri1.hap1, whole genome shotgun sequence, the proteins below share one genomic window:
- the LOC101962562 gene encoding olfactory receptor 7E24, which yields MYLVTVLGNLLIILAVSSDSHLHTPMYFFLSNLSLADIGFTSTTVPKLIVNMQTHSRAISYVGCLTQMSLFILFGCMDDMLLSVMAYDRFVAICHPLRYLVIMNPRFCSFLVSMSVLVSLLESLLHTVIACKLTCFRNVEIFNFFCDPSQLLNLSLYDTFANNIIMYLGAALFGFFPISGILFSYYKIVSSILRIPSTGGKYKAFSTCGSHLAVVCLYFGTGSGAYLGTSVSSSPTKSAVTSVIYMVVAPMLNPFIYSLRNQEIKSSLLRLHRRIV from the coding sequence atgtacctggtcactgtccttgggaacctgctcatcatcctggccgtcagctctgactcccacctccacacccccatgtacttcttcctctccaacctgtccttggcTGACATTGGTTTCACctccaccacagtccccaaattGATTGTGAACATGCAAACTCACAGCAGAGCCATCTCCTATGTGGGCTGCCTGACACAGATGtctctttttatcctttttggaTGTATGGATGACATGCTTCTTAGTGTAATGGCCTATGACCGGTTTGTCGCCATCTGTCACCCGCTGCGTTACTTAGTCATCATGAACCCTCGCTTCTGTAGCTTCCTAGTATCcatgtctgttttagtcagccttttggAATCCCTCCTGCATACTGTGATTGCATGTAAACTTACCTGCTTTAGGAATGTagaaatttttaacttcttttgtgACCCTTCTCAACTTCTCAACCTTAGCTTATATGACACCTTTGCCAACAATATAATCATGTATTTGGGTGCtgctttatttggattttttccaATCTCAGGAATCCTTTTCTCTTATTATAAAATTGTTTCCTCCATTCTGAGGATCCCATCAACAGGTGGGaagtacaaagccttctccacctgtggctcTCACCTGGCCGTGGTTTGCTTATACTTTGGAACAGGCAGTGGAGCATATCTGGGTACATCAGTGTCATCTTCTCCCACTAAGAGTGCAGTGACCTCAGTGATTTACATGGTGGTCGCCCctatgctgaaccccttcatctacagcctgaggaaccaAGAAATTAAAAGCTCTCTGCTTAGGCTCCACAGAAGAATAGTCTAA